In Amycolatopsis solani, a single window of DNA contains:
- a CDS encoding SDR family NAD(P)-dependent oxidoreductase, translated as MSLLTGKVVLVVGASSGIGADAARVFAEDGASVMLVARNEEPLAKLAAELADFDVAYTTGDVSSAADVDAFVAATVSRFGRLDGAFNNAAMGGSGRLDAVTEADFDRIMAVNVKGTWLCLRAEIGVMEAQGSGAIVNVSSIGGLRGSPGMGAYQATKHAVIGLTRTAAHDFGPLGIRVNVIAPGPTETPMLAELRRTIPGGVEARIAATPLRKAGTGAEVGSTAAFLLSDRASHLSGVVVPVDGGFTA; from the coding sequence ATGAGCCTGCTGACGGGGAAGGTGGTCCTGGTCGTCGGGGCCAGTTCGGGCATCGGCGCGGACGCGGCGCGGGTGTTCGCCGAGGACGGGGCCTCGGTGATGCTCGTGGCGCGGAACGAAGAACCGCTGGCGAAACTGGCGGCGGAGCTCGCGGACTTCGACGTCGCGTACACGACGGGTGACGTGTCTTCGGCGGCCGATGTGGACGCGTTCGTCGCGGCGACGGTGTCCCGCTTCGGCCGCCTGGACGGCGCGTTCAACAACGCGGCGATGGGCGGCAGTGGCCGGCTCGACGCCGTGACGGAGGCGGACTTCGACCGGATCATGGCGGTGAACGTCAAGGGCACGTGGCTGTGCCTGCGCGCGGAGATCGGCGTGATGGAGGCGCAGGGGTCGGGGGCGATCGTGAACGTGAGCAGCATCGGCGGCCTGCGCGGCAGCCCGGGCATGGGTGCCTACCAGGCGACGAAGCACGCGGTGATCGGCCTGACCCGCACCGCGGCCCACGACTTCGGACCGCTCGGCATCCGGGTCAACGTGATCGCCCCGGGCCCGACGGAAACCCCGATGCTGGCCGAACTCCGCCGCACCATCCCGGGCGGCGTCGAAGCCCGCATCGCGGCAACACCCTTGCGCAAGGCCGGCACGGGCGCGGAAGTCGGCTCGACGGCGGCGTTCCTGCTGAGCGACCGGGCCAGCCACCTGAGCGGCGTGGTCGTCCCGGTCGACGGCGGCTTCACGGCCTGA
- a CDS encoding LLM class flavin-dependent oxidoreductase: MQLDLFNEIQNPRPWPEGHEQLRFRQAIEQAVLADELGYGCWWQVEHHGAGEFSLSSAPELMLAALSQRTSRIRLGHAAVLAPGRFNHPIRVAERAATLDHLSGGRVELGLTRSTIPEWRLFGIEPAEARAQTQQAFEMVPKMWTAERFSHRSDDYRIDDVPIGPKPVQRPHPPIWQAAASPASFEEAGRRGVGVLGTTMWESLERAGRLVGLYRAAAAACTDPVGAFVNDQVGFFTFVHCADTDEEAMRNGAAAAAAWYTVTALTFFEAATEFVRANARNEQLLSAADGGGLTGDFLRGEAANTPSAANLLIARILQGEQVADDEVFEVLSAQDSLIVGSPETCRKKLRAYAELGIDRMMCLQQIGGIPHDKVLKSIRLIGELIPDLR; the protein is encoded by the coding sequence ATGCAGCTCGACCTGTTCAACGAAATCCAGAACCCGCGCCCGTGGCCGGAAGGGCACGAGCAGCTGCGGTTCCGGCAGGCGATCGAACAGGCCGTCCTCGCCGACGAGCTCGGGTACGGCTGCTGGTGGCAGGTCGAGCACCACGGCGCGGGGGAGTTCAGCCTCTCCTCGGCGCCGGAGCTGATGCTGGCCGCGCTGTCCCAGCGCACCAGCCGGATCCGGCTCGGGCACGCCGCCGTGCTCGCGCCGGGCCGGTTCAACCACCCGATCCGCGTCGCCGAACGCGCGGCGACACTCGACCACCTCTCCGGCGGCCGGGTCGAGCTGGGCCTGACCCGCTCGACGATCCCGGAGTGGCGCCTGTTCGGGATCGAGCCGGCCGAGGCGCGCGCCCAGACGCAGCAGGCGTTCGAGATGGTGCCGAAGATGTGGACGGCGGAGCGCTTCTCCCACCGCAGCGACGACTACCGGATCGACGACGTGCCGATCGGGCCGAAGCCGGTGCAGCGGCCGCACCCGCCGATCTGGCAGGCGGCGGCGAGCCCGGCGTCGTTCGAGGAGGCGGGCCGGCGCGGGGTGGGCGTGCTGGGCACGACGATGTGGGAGTCGCTGGAACGCGCGGGCCGCCTGGTCGGCCTCTACCGCGCGGCGGCCGCGGCGTGCACGGACCCGGTCGGCGCGTTCGTCAACGACCAGGTCGGCTTCTTCACGTTCGTCCACTGCGCGGACACCGACGAAGAAGCGATGCGCAACGGCGCCGCGGCGGCCGCCGCCTGGTACACGGTGACGGCGTTGACGTTCTTCGAGGCGGCGACGGAGTTCGTCCGCGCCAACGCCCGCAACGAGCAGCTCCTCTCCGCCGCGGACGGCGGCGGCCTGACGGGTGATTTCCTCCGCGGCGAGGCGGCGAACACCCCGTCGGCGGCGAACCTGCTGATCGCCCGCATCCTGCAGGGCGAGCAGGTCGCCGACGACGAGGTCTTCGAAGTGCTGAGCGCACAGGACTCGCTGATCGTGGGCAGCCCGGAGACGTGCCGCAAGAAGCTGCGCGCGTACGCGGAGCTGGGCATCGACCGGATGATGTGCCTCCAGCAGATCGGCGGCATCCCGCACGACAAGGTGCTGAAGAGCATCCGCCTGATCGGCGAGCTGATCCCCGACCTGCGGTGA
- a CDS encoding pyridoxamine 5'-phosphate oxidase family protein yields MVLTQEEREEFLAEPHVGALSVVERPDRAPLVVPIWYQYTPGGELWVRTGAGARKTKAILAAGRFSLLAQRTSPTVRYVSVEGPVTRTEPDTDERSLEMASRYLPPGAAEEFVAYERKELGEHVTVFLRPEHWLSADLGPG; encoded by the coding sequence ATGGTGCTGACCCAGGAGGAACGCGAGGAGTTTCTGGCGGAACCGCACGTCGGAGCGCTGTCGGTGGTCGAGCGGCCCGACCGGGCACCGCTCGTGGTGCCCATCTGGTACCAGTACACGCCGGGCGGCGAACTGTGGGTGCGCACAGGCGCCGGCGCGCGGAAGACGAAGGCGATCCTCGCGGCGGGCCGGTTCAGCCTGCTGGCGCAGCGGACGTCGCCGACGGTCCGGTACGTCTCGGTCGAGGGACCGGTGACCAGGACGGAGCCGGACACCGACGAACGGTCGCTGGAGATGGCGTCGCGGTACCTGCCGCCGGGTGCGGCCGAGGAGTTCGTGGCCTACGAACGGAAGGAGCTGGGCGAGCACGTCACGGTGTTCCTGCGGCCGGAGCACTGGCTGTCGGCCGATCTCGGGCCGGGGTGA
- a CDS encoding HD domain-containing phosphohydrolase, translating into MAVQPSGPRRAEVLAALSLAIDLGLGQPMEHMLRSALLATRLADRLGLGEERRATTFYATLVAWIGCHADSHELAGWFGDDIAFRAATYRVNWTGLPFLRLLAGHVGRDRAPLARGVLAAVFLAGVRGRMAALIHSHCTSAARLADRLGLGGAVRDALACTFERWDGSGLPAGARGDQLPIEMRVVHLAEVAEVHLRRGGPDAAVAMAEARSGSQFDPAVVAAFTAAAPEIFDGLLDGDVWTAALDQAPDRDRTLTEPELDELLTAIGDFADLKCPFAIGHSRGVAGLAAEAARRAGLSEADTRLVRRAGLVHDLGRMGVPNSIWEKPGPLSEAERERVRLHPYLTGRILRRVRGLEDVAAVAAAHHERLDGSGYPLGAGGAALTPCARLLAAADVYHALREPRPHRPARDAVDAAEILRQHAREARLDARAVEAVLLAAGHPARRRASFPAGLTAREAEVLRLLAGGGSNREIARALSISEKTVRNHVEHIYAKAGVTNRTGAGLFALEHGITSAFPAAGR; encoded by the coding sequence ATGGCCGTCCAGCCGAGCGGGCCGCGCCGGGCCGAAGTGCTCGCCGCCCTGTCGCTCGCCATCGACCTCGGGCTCGGCCAGCCGATGGAGCACATGCTGCGGTCCGCGCTGCTCGCGACCCGGCTGGCCGACCGGCTCGGCCTCGGCGAAGAGCGGCGCGCGACGACCTTCTACGCCACCCTCGTCGCCTGGATCGGCTGCCACGCCGACTCCCACGAGCTGGCCGGCTGGTTCGGCGACGACATCGCCTTCCGCGCCGCCACCTACCGGGTGAACTGGACCGGCCTGCCGTTCCTGCGGCTGCTGGCCGGCCACGTCGGCCGGGACCGGGCCCCGCTCGCGCGTGGCGTGCTCGCCGCCGTGTTCCTCGCCGGCGTCCGCGGGCGGATGGCGGCGCTGATCCACTCCCACTGCACGTCCGCCGCCCGGCTGGCCGACCGGCTGGGGCTGGGCGGCGCCGTCCGCGACGCGCTCGCGTGCACGTTCGAGCGCTGGGACGGCAGCGGCCTGCCCGCCGGCGCCCGCGGCGACCAGCTGCCGATCGAGATGCGCGTGGTGCACCTCGCCGAGGTCGCCGAGGTGCACCTGCGCCGCGGCGGGCCCGACGCCGCCGTCGCGATGGCCGAAGCCCGCAGCGGCAGCCAGTTCGACCCGGCCGTGGTTGCCGCGTTCACCGCCGCGGCACCGGAAATCTTCGATGGACTCCTCGACGGCGACGTCTGGACGGCCGCCCTCGACCAGGCCCCGGACCGCGACCGGACGCTCACCGAGCCGGAGCTGGACGAGCTGCTCACCGCGATCGGTGACTTCGCCGACCTCAAGTGCCCGTTCGCCATCGGGCATTCGCGCGGCGTCGCCGGGCTCGCCGCCGAAGCCGCCCGGCGCGCGGGACTGTCCGAAGCGGATACCCGGCTCGTGCGGCGGGCCGGGCTCGTGCACGACCTGGGCCGGATGGGCGTGCCCAACAGCATCTGGGAAAAGCCCGGCCCGCTCTCGGAAGCCGAGCGGGAGCGCGTCCGGCTGCACCCCTACCTGACCGGCCGGATCCTGCGCCGCGTAAGGGGTTTGGAGGACGTCGCCGCCGTCGCCGCCGCGCACCACGAACGGCTCGACGGCTCGGGCTACCCCCTGGGTGCGGGCGGCGCCGCGCTCACGCCGTGCGCGCGGCTGCTGGCCGCCGCCGACGTCTACCACGCGCTGCGCGAGCCCCGCCCGCACCGCCCGGCGCGCGACGCGGTCGACGCCGCCGAGATCCTCCGGCAGCACGCGCGCGAAGCCCGGCTGGACGCGCGCGCCGTCGAAGCCGTGCTGCTCGCGGCCGGGCACCCCGCCCGTCGCCGTGCGTCCTTCCCGGCCGGGCTGACCGCCCGCGAAGCCGAAGTGCTGCGCCTGCTCGCCGGCGGCGGCTCGAACCGGGAGATCGCGCGGGCGCTGTCGATCAGCGAGAAGACGGTGCGCAACCACGTCGAGCACATCTACGCCAAGGCCGGCGTCACCAACCGCACCGGCGCCGGGCTCTTCGCCCTCGAGCACGGCATCACGAGCGCGTTCCCCGCCGCCGGAAGATGA
- a CDS encoding DsrE family protein, with protein MPTRAVISLTTGLEDPEKVTVAFLVAVGAAEQHRETLMFLTKEAVRLALDGFAQAVACDGCPPLADLVKRYEAAGGRFLVCPICFTARHLGDDGLVANAALGGTVPMWEWIGDEPVTTFSY; from the coding sequence ATGCCCACCCGCGCCGTCATCAGCCTCACCACCGGGCTCGAAGACCCGGAAAAGGTCACCGTGGCCTTCCTCGTCGCCGTCGGGGCCGCCGAGCAGCACCGCGAGACCCTCATGTTCCTCACCAAGGAAGCGGTCCGGCTCGCCTTGGACGGGTTCGCCCAGGCCGTCGCCTGCGACGGCTGCCCGCCGCTGGCCGACCTGGTCAAGCGCTACGAAGCCGCCGGCGGGCGCTTCCTCGTGTGCCCGATCTGCTTCACCGCCCGTCACCTCGGCGACGACGGCCTCGTCGCCAACGCCGCGCTCGGCGGCACGGTTCCGATGTGGGAGTGGATCGGCGATGAGCCCGTCACGACCTTCAGCTACTGA
- a CDS encoding GlsB/YeaQ/YmgE family stress response membrane protein, which translates to MGVISWIVLGLIAGVIAKVLMPGKDPGGCIITILLGIGGAFVGGWVGKTLFHTDLGTFFDLRTWGLAVLGALIILVIYRLAFGRRD; encoded by the coding sequence GTGGGCGTCATCAGCTGGATCGTGCTCGGGCTCATCGCGGGCGTGATCGCGAAGGTCCTGATGCCGGGCAAGGACCCCGGCGGCTGCATCATCACGATCCTGCTCGGGATCGGCGGTGCCTTCGTCGGCGGCTGGGTGGGCAAGACCCTGTTCCACACGGACCTCGGCACCTTCTTCGACCTGCGCACGTGGGGCCTGGCGGTCCTGGGCGCGCTGATCATCCTGGTGATCTACCGGCTGGCGTTCGGCCGCCGCGACTGA
- a CDS encoding S1 family peptidase, whose translation MRRTATTLLAAAAAIGFFTPVSATATTIDGYSPSVQREAVASLAAEAGISESAAVALLRTQAASVGTVQQVTAALGARAAGGYLDAAAKPVVNVLDQAAADQVTAAGAQAKLVKHSSAALTSAQDTLQALPAVAHTSIGLDPATNRIVLTVADAAKGTDALLKAAGALGDRVRVERVAGEMHTAIYNGEAITGGGTRCSAGFNTNRGGQNYLIDAGHCTRAVSQWNVGPSQGASFPTNDYGLIRNTTGSAPGAVTLWNGSTQRISSAGTATVGQRISKSGSTTHLTSGSVQRLNVTVNYAEGSVYQLIQTNALVNPGDSGGCLFAGSVGLGITSGKGSGTSFFQPVGEALSAYGVSLN comes from the coding sequence ATGCGCAGAACCGCCACGACCCTCCTGGCCGCCGCCGCGGCCATCGGGTTCTTCACGCCCGTCAGCGCCACCGCCACCACCATCGACGGCTACTCGCCGTCGGTGCAGCGCGAAGCGGTCGCCTCCCTCGCCGCGGAAGCGGGGATCAGCGAGTCCGCCGCCGTCGCGCTGCTGCGCACGCAGGCCGCGAGCGTCGGCACGGTGCAGCAGGTCACCGCCGCGCTGGGGGCCCGCGCCGCCGGCGGGTACCTCGACGCGGCCGCGAAGCCGGTCGTCAACGTGCTCGACCAGGCCGCCGCCGACCAGGTCACCGCGGCGGGGGCGCAAGCCAAGCTGGTCAAGCACTCCAGCGCCGCGCTGACGAGCGCGCAGGACACCCTGCAGGCGCTGCCCGCGGTCGCGCACACTTCGATCGGCCTCGACCCGGCGACCAACCGGATCGTGCTGACCGTGGCCGACGCGGCGAAGGGCACCGACGCGCTGCTGAAGGCGGCCGGCGCGCTGGGCGACCGCGTCCGCGTGGAGCGCGTCGCCGGCGAGATGCACACGGCGATCTACAACGGCGAAGCGATCACCGGCGGCGGCACGCGGTGCTCGGCGGGCTTCAACACCAACCGCGGCGGCCAGAACTACCTCATCGACGCCGGCCACTGCACCCGCGCGGTGTCGCAGTGGAACGTCGGCCCGTCGCAGGGCGCGAGCTTCCCGACCAACGACTACGGCCTGATCCGCAACACGACCGGCAGCGCGCCCGGCGCGGTCACCCTGTGGAACGGCTCCACGCAGCGGATCAGCTCCGCCGGCACCGCGACGGTCGGCCAGCGGATCAGCAAGAGCGGCAGCACGACGCACCTGACGTCGGGCTCGGTCCAGCGCCTGAACGTGACGGTCAACTACGCCGAAGGCTCGGTGTACCAGCTGATCCAGACCAACGCGCTGGTCAACCCCGGCGACTCGGGCGGCTGCCTGTTCGCGGGCAGCGTCGGCCTCGGCATCACGTCCGGCAAGGGCAGCGGGACGTCCTTCTTCCAGCCGGTGGGCGAGGCGTTGAGCGCGTACGGCGTCAGCCTCAACTGA
- a CDS encoding YbaB/EbfC family nucleoid-associated protein: MSAQMDELIAQFENFRSKVRQAEARFAGVGDMQERVARLESTVTSPDGTVTVTAGAGGTVTDLRLTAGATRVEPGQLAATIMNTIRRAVAGAVQQQAGIVDEAFGDSFGVDVSAQVREAQTEAFGTTAPEPASEPQPRQPSRPVRRPAADEDDDFGQGPILRRS; encoded by the coding sequence ATGTCCGCCCAGATGGACGAGCTGATCGCCCAGTTCGAAAACTTCCGCAGCAAGGTGCGGCAGGCCGAGGCCCGCTTCGCCGGCGTCGGTGACATGCAGGAGCGGGTCGCGCGCCTCGAGAGCACCGTCACCTCGCCGGACGGGACCGTCACCGTGACCGCCGGGGCCGGCGGGACCGTCACCGACCTGCGGCTCACCGCCGGGGCCACGCGGGTCGAGCCGGGGCAGCTCGCCGCCACGATCATGAACACCATCCGGCGGGCGGTGGCCGGGGCCGTGCAGCAGCAGGCCGGCATCGTCGACGAGGCCTTCGGCGACTCGTTCGGCGTCGACGTCTCCGCGCAGGTTCGCGAAGCCCAGACCGAGGCGTTCGGAACCACGGCGCCCGAGCCCGCGTCGGAACCGCAGCCGCGGCAGCCGTCGCGGCCCGTCCGGCGGCCCGCCGCCGACGAGGACGACGACTTCGGTCAGGGCCCCATCCTCCGCCGATCCTAG
- a CDS encoding glutamate--tRNA ligase: protein MLDRAVIDALFPADLPEPGHWEERYPARQLPEGALVTRFGPSPTGFVHIGGIYTATIDQDVARRSGGRYLVRVEDTDQSREVEGAAEQFERGFRYFHLAADEDVERGGDYGPYQQSAREQIYLSYVRELLRQGKAYLDFATKDELAAITQRQQATKLPTGYYGSWAIWRDADPADVQAKLDAGEPYVVRFRAPDDTGARARFTDAIRGPLEAEANRNDVVILKSSDQSPRLPTYHFAHAVDDHLMRVNLVIRGDEWISSVPVHQQLFDALGFEPITYAHIAPLMKQEGGSKRKLSKRKDPEASVDFYIEAGYPTEAVLYYLRGLANGRLAELPLEQALAEPINLAECGVAGPLVDLVKLDDIAADHIATLSGPAILEAVRTWAAQFDKELLAVLDAEPELALRALAVERDGAENPRKDLKKWSDFRAVYGFFFPQLHAAVTGADDERIAALGVDPAVVQAVARDFSESYQQLDDGGEWFDQIRAVAAKHGFARNAKEFKKNPEAFPGSIREASQIIRIALSGSTRSPDLHAISQALGRDEVLARIAPLAK from the coding sequence ATGCTGGACCGAGCGGTCATCGACGCCCTCTTCCCTGCCGACCTGCCCGAACCGGGGCACTGGGAGGAGCGCTACCCCGCCCGGCAGCTGCCCGAAGGCGCGCTGGTCACGCGCTTCGGCCCGTCGCCGACCGGGTTCGTGCACATCGGCGGCATCTACACCGCCACCATCGACCAGGACGTCGCCCGCCGCTCCGGTGGCCGCTACCTGGTGCGCGTCGAGGACACCGACCAGTCGCGCGAGGTCGAAGGCGCCGCCGAGCAGTTCGAGCGCGGCTTCCGCTACTTCCACCTCGCCGCCGACGAAGACGTCGAGCGCGGCGGCGACTACGGGCCCTACCAGCAGTCCGCCCGCGAACAGATCTACCTGAGCTACGTGCGCGAACTCCTCCGCCAGGGCAAGGCGTACCTCGACTTCGCGACCAAGGACGAGCTCGCCGCCATCACGCAGCGGCAGCAGGCCACCAAGCTGCCCACCGGCTACTACGGCAGCTGGGCCATCTGGCGCGACGCCGACCCGGCCGACGTCCAGGCGAAGCTCGACGCGGGCGAGCCGTACGTCGTGCGGTTCCGCGCCCCGGACGACACCGGCGCCCGGGCCCGGTTCACCGACGCCATCCGCGGTCCGCTCGAAGCCGAGGCCAACCGCAACGACGTCGTCATCCTCAAGAGCTCCGACCAGAGCCCGCGGCTGCCGACCTACCACTTCGCGCACGCCGTCGACGACCACCTCATGCGGGTCAACCTGGTGATCCGCGGCGACGAGTGGATCTCGTCGGTGCCGGTGCACCAGCAGCTGTTCGACGCGCTCGGCTTCGAGCCGATCACCTACGCGCACATCGCGCCGCTGATGAAGCAGGAAGGCGGCAGCAAGCGCAAGCTGTCCAAGCGCAAGGACCCGGAGGCGTCCGTCGACTTCTACATCGAAGCCGGCTACCCCACCGAGGCCGTCCTCTACTACCTGCGCGGCCTCGCCAACGGCCGGCTCGCCGAGCTGCCGCTCGAGCAGGCGCTGGCCGAGCCGATCAACCTCGCCGAATGCGGCGTCGCGGGCCCGCTCGTCGACCTGGTCAAGCTCGACGACATCGCCGCCGACCACATCGCGACGCTGTCCGGCCCGGCGATCCTCGAGGCGGTCCGCACCTGGGCCGCGCAGTTCGACAAGGAGCTGCTGGCGGTCCTCGACGCCGAGCCCGAACTCGCGCTGCGGGCCCTCGCGGTCGAGCGCGACGGCGCCGAGAACCCGCGCAAGGACCTGAAGAAGTGGAGCGACTTCCGCGCTGTCTACGGGTTCTTCTTCCCGCAGCTGCACGCGGCGGTGACCGGCGCGGACGACGAGCGCATCGCCGCGCTCGGCGTCGACCCGGCGGTCGTCCAGGCGGTCGCCCGCGACTTCTCGGAGAGCTACCAGCAGCTCGACGACGGCGGCGAGTGGTTCGACCAGATCCGCGCGGTGGCGGCCAAGCACGGCTTCGCCCGCAACGCCAAGGAGTTCAAGAAGAACCCCGAGGCGTTCCCGGGTTCGATCCGCGAGGCGTCGCAGATCATCCGCATCGCGCTGTCCGGCTCCACGCGCAGCCCGGACCTCCACGCGATCAGCCAGGCGCTGGGCCGCGACGAGGTCCTCGCCCGCATCGCCCCCCTGGCGAAGTAG
- a CDS encoding CheR family methyltransferase: MSEPREPNGEFESVLTYLKESRGFDFTGYKRSSLMRRVRRRMSQVEIDNYTDYIDQLQVNADEFVALFNTILINVTGFFRDPDAWDYLREEVLPALLAERSPEEPIRVWSAGCAGGQEAYSLAMLFADALGIEAFRQRVKIYATDVDDEALVQARHAAYTPAEVEGLTEAQLEQYFELQGSRYCFRKDLRRSVIFGRNDLVQDAPISRIDLLVCRNTLMYFNAETQTKVLERFHFALASRGVLFLGKAEMLLSHTRIFEPMDLKRRVFRKAVNAPVSFNHFVSQGFPQRRTQDISGLEELREHAFSASPVAQIVVTEEETTALINSQAEVAFGLSERDIGRPLRDLDVSYRPVALRAYVEQARLERRSLRIKDVEWRRAGETVWYEVHVNPLVNKAKALLGVSVVFHDVSWARQLLTELEHTNRQLESAYEELQSTNEELETTNEELQSTVEELETTNEELQSTNEELETMNEELQSTNDELQTINDALRERSLDLDEVNEFLESVLTSIRAGIVVIDAEMRIKAWNRGAEDLWGVRREEAEGTHLLNLDIGLPVAELRPVLREALSDSSYYGELMLDAINRRGRAAVVRLLCGSLRTSNGESQGALLMMEETKPDPAE; encoded by the coding sequence GTGAGCGAGCCCAGGGAACCCAACGGCGAGTTCGAGTCCGTGCTGACCTACCTCAAGGAGTCACGGGGCTTCGACTTCACCGGGTACAAGCGCAGCAGCCTGATGCGCCGGGTCCGCCGCCGGATGAGCCAGGTCGAGATCGACAACTACACGGACTACATCGACCAGCTGCAGGTCAACGCCGACGAGTTCGTCGCGCTCTTCAACACCATCCTGATCAACGTGACCGGGTTCTTCCGCGACCCCGACGCGTGGGACTACCTGCGGGAAGAGGTGCTGCCCGCGCTGCTCGCCGAGCGCAGTCCCGAAGAGCCGATCCGCGTGTGGAGCGCCGGGTGCGCGGGCGGGCAGGAGGCCTACAGCCTGGCCATGCTCTTCGCCGACGCGCTCGGGATCGAGGCGTTCCGGCAGCGGGTGAAGATCTACGCCACCGACGTCGACGACGAAGCGCTGGTGCAGGCCCGGCACGCGGCCTACACCCCGGCCGAGGTCGAAGGGCTCACCGAGGCCCAGCTGGAGCAGTACTTCGAGCTGCAGGGGAGCCGGTACTGCTTCCGCAAGGACCTGCGCCGGTCGGTCATCTTCGGGCGCAACGACCTGGTGCAGGACGCGCCGATCTCCCGCATCGACCTGCTGGTCTGCCGCAACACGCTGATGTACTTCAACGCCGAGACGCAGACGAAGGTGCTCGAGCGGTTCCACTTCGCGCTCGCTTCCCGCGGGGTGCTGTTCCTCGGCAAGGCCGAGATGCTGCTGTCGCACACCCGGATCTTCGAGCCGATGGACCTCAAGCGGCGGGTGTTCCGCAAGGCGGTCAACGCCCCGGTCAGCTTCAACCACTTCGTCTCGCAGGGCTTCCCGCAGCGGCGCACCCAGGACATCTCCGGCCTCGAAGAACTGCGTGAGCACGCCTTTTCGGCGAGCCCGGTCGCCCAGATCGTCGTCACCGAGGAGGAGACGACCGCGCTGATCAACTCGCAGGCGGAAGTCGCGTTCGGACTGTCCGAACGCGACATCGGGCGGCCGCTGCGCGACCTCGACGTCTCCTACCGGCCGGTGGCGCTGCGCGCCTACGTCGAGCAGGCCCGCCTCGAACGCCGGTCGCTGCGGATCAAGGACGTGGAGTGGCGCCGGGCCGGCGAGACCGTCTGGTACGAGGTGCACGTCAACCCGCTGGTGAACAAGGCCAAGGCGCTGCTCGGCGTTTCGGTGGTGTTCCACGACGTGAGCTGGGCGCGCCAGCTGCTCACCGAGCTGGAGCACACGAACCGGCAGCTCGAGTCGGCGTACGAGGAACTGCAGTCGACCAACGAGGAACTCGAGACCACCAACGAAGAACTCCAGTCCACGGTGGAGGAACTGGAGACGACGAACGAAGAGCTCCAGTCCACCAACGAGGAACTGGAGACGATGAACGAGGAGCTGCAGTCCACCAACGACGAACTGCAGACGATCAACGACGCCCTGCGCGAGCGCAGCCTCGACCTCGACGAGGTGAACGAGTTCCTGGAGTCGGTGCTCACCTCGATCCGGGCCGGCATCGTCGTGATCGACGCCGAGATGCGGATCAAGGCGTGGAACCGCGGCGCGGAAGACCTCTGGGGCGTGCGGCGGGAAGAGGCCGAGGGCACCCACCTGCTGAACCTGGACATCGGCCTGCCGGTGGCGGAGCTGCGCCCGGTCCTGCGCGAAGCGCTGTCGGACTCGTCCTACTACGGCGAGCTGATGCTGGACGCGATCAACCGCCGTGGCCGTGCGGCGGTCGTCCGGCTGCTCTGCGGTTCCCTGCGCACCTCGAACGGCGAAAGCCAGGGCGCGTTGCTGATGATGGAAGAAACGAAGCCCGACCCGGCCGAGTGA
- a CDS encoding ATP-binding protein → MISSAVHLAVGSHGTATVVTVTGEFDRVSYPQLRDGLLKIATDAPDGLVADISALEIGDPSLLSVFALIAMRIGDWPGIPFTVVVAEPERRTLLGRHAVDRYVPVRADLAAAAAALDHPVRRRSERTFARAEGSSAQAREFVTGRLAQWGVPGLSEDARFIATELVENVLKHTTSEPRLRLDLRAGVCTVAVADQDPRPAVLLERLSPFEPGMGLKLVAQLARTWGCSRSWAGGKVVWAVLVQRPRTSGDSYAG, encoded by the coding sequence ATGATTTCTTCAGCGGTGCACCTCGCGGTCGGCAGCCACGGGACCGCGACGGTCGTGACGGTCACCGGCGAGTTCGACCGGGTTTCCTACCCCCAGCTGCGCGACGGCCTGCTCAAGATCGCGACGGACGCGCCGGACGGCTTGGTGGCCGACATCAGCGCGCTCGAGATCGGCGACCCGTCGCTGCTCAGCGTGTTCGCCCTGATCGCCATGCGGATCGGCGACTGGCCGGGCATCCCGTTCACGGTGGTGGTCGCCGAGCCGGAACGCCGGACGCTGCTGGGCCGCCACGCCGTCGACCGCTACGTCCCGGTCCGCGCCGACCTGGCCGCGGCCGCGGCGGCACTGGACCACCCGGTGCGGCGGCGGAGCGAACGCACCTTCGCCCGCGCCGAAGGCAGTTCGGCGCAGGCCCGCGAATTCGTCACCGGCCGGCTGGCCCAGTGGGGCGTCCCCGGGCTTTCCGAAGACGCCCGCTTCATCGCCACCGAGCTGGTCGAGAACGTCCTGAAGCACACCACGTCGGAACCGCGGCTGCGCCTCGACCTCCGGGCGGGCGTGTGCACGGTGGCCGTGGCCGACCAGGACCCGCGCCCGGCGGTGCTGCTCGAACGGCTTTCCCCGTTCGAACCCGGCATGGGGCTGAAACTCGTCGCGCAGCTGGCTCGCACTTGGGGGTGCAGCCGGTCGTGGGCGGGCGGGAAGGTCGTCTGGGCCGTTCTCGTCCAGCGTCCCCGTACCAGCGGTGACAGTTACGCCGGGTAG